TGCAACATTATATAAACGTTTGTTTAGTAGTTtcaaaacaatataaataataattcctATGCAACTCTATGTAAAAGTAGATACatagttatacagggtgttaggtaaatgATCTGCCAAAATATAAACAGTTCATTATCAGGCAAAATTGGATAGATTTTTCCTCTACCATTTTTTAATGGATGCTAATTTCGTTCAAAATGGGGTGCGGAAAAATTGTACCCGATCGTTTGAGACTCacacttaagaaaaaatttcgtttcCAAGGatattacttaaattttttacggTAGTAGTGACTGCAATAATACAATTTTCAGTGGTTCTCAACGAGTTGgtgtacttttttttgtcaacacatttaaaatgaattgtgCAGTTGAGCCAAAAACGACTGAGGACTTTTTGAATCTGATTAGCATTCTGATCCTCTCTTTAAAGTTTGGTAggacatttacctaacaccctgtagaaTGGAGTAGAAATGTAAAGTCAGATAATTTAAATGTCTTTCAGATTTGTTTTGCGCATTTTGTCAAAGAAAGTCTTTTGACAATATCGGAGAGAAACCAATTAAAACCAAATGTAAAATGGTCCTTTGAAACTTGTACGTTGAAATTTTGTAAGGTGTGCAACGACTTTCGCCGCATCATGTTGAACAACTTCAATTTAAATGTACCTAATCATTTGCATTAATTCTaagagtacaaaaaaatatttaagtggTACAAATCGGTTTATTAGAACCTATTATACAGTTGCACCGGAAGAAATActcaaccaattatttaaacaacttataaaaattgttaacattTCTTGGCCTGACCTGACCCGACCTGATTTCTTGTAGGAAATTTTGTGCTCCACAAAAAAGATACTGTACAATTTTGCTCTATCTTCCATAGTGTTCTATACGGGAGCGAATTAAAccctaaaaatgtaattttcgaaaaattaacaattttcatACATCGGTTCAACAATTATAACATGAGTATTTCCTCCGGAGAAATTGAATAATACTCGTAGTAGGTATCTAATAAATTGATTTCTACCATTCACATATATTTTTGtgctgttaaaattaatgcaagcAAAATTGTAATATGGCTGGactaaaatatgtacctataaaatgcattcaaaCCAAAATGTCCCCTTGCCACACTTTAAAAGTTCTCCCAATGTataacgtgtctcagaaataagtacatactttaattttaaccagtgacaaatctcgtcaagaacaaaaaaattgtcatgcacctttttttttgaagtgtgTATACTTTacctaaaattttgtgaaaatggtgcgtttattttcgaatagtgAATACATAGATATTGTGTAGTGTATGGTGAAGCGTGCGGAGTACTCCTCGAGCCCAGAGAATTTCCGTGCATGAAGGACTTGATATATTCGATCCCAATTGATacaattgaagttttaagaGAACGGGTGGAAAATGCTGCCACAACAATTCACAGTAACATTCACACAACATGTacataatatactaattttaggagacattttgtcattatCTTAGGTATGGGTGATTCGTTATCATTAaggtcagtttaaaatatttattattaaaattgttttcatttaatatctaccATATGATTCTGTTTTTTATCTTCCACCCTTATCATTATAGGTCACAGTAACGGGCGCAGCAGTTAGCCGCTGTGCATAAGTTAGCAAAAAACAAGTAAAAGTTTTCTGggatttgttttttcttcttcgccTATCTGCATCGGCGAGGCAAATAATCCCCACACGCGGGTAAtgaaatttgtgccaaatctttcaataattttaattgatttgtaCCTTGTTTacatgaaaaacaaatcggtaaTAGTTTTCAGTTCAGGTGATGGTGGCATTGCTTTTTTTCCACTTTAAAATCACgataatttcataaatacaTGAAACAGATTTAACCAATACGtgggtttaattttttaaaagaaaattagatATATTGACACCAACAGTAACAGCGACTCGTAGAGGCagcgactttatttttttttgaagcctcCACCATATAATCTTCTCGAATATGATGTATGAAcagtaaatatgtattatgctCTTTCTAGATCTAGAGAATAAAATTCTACATCTCGttcaaatatgtattgttTATACGACTTTTCGTGATGTTTAGTTTTGTAGACACgagttcatttaaatgtaactgtgccttaaatattttaaattttttgtagaaaCCACCTTCTACTTTAGAACTTTTTTGTTTAAGATAGAGTGAAATAATTCGAAGATCACATGACATAAAAGGAAACTTATGAATAAGTTTGAGTAGTTAAGAAACAGCGGTGAAGATCAGAGTTACATTTAGCGATCCCGTAAGATGGGGGTTTAATACATCGTAAACGTTTGTTAAATGGGGGCTTTGGGGCGCAGTGTCGGGTGCTATTTGCGGTGATTGTGTAATTATTGGAACATACCATTGGACGGAAAGCATATGTATAGTACGtataattgtaatttattttagtctaCAAATAGGAATAGCGTGATCAGATAGGAGTTACGAGGTTTCGCATGCACAGATGCCATCTGCAGATAAGGGTAATTAGCCGTGCTGGGTTCTAACTGTGTGTAGTGCGCCACATAAAGCAGGTTCCGATTCCAAGCGGACAAAGCGTTAAATCACGGTACACTGTCTAACGATGACCCAGCCCGTGATCTAATAATATTTCCAATATTACACCACCCACCTGAAAACACGTTTTGATGTGTTTGCACGTTAAATAGAAATCAACGAGGCCCAACCCCCACCCGAGACCAATTTACATATAGCGTATTTCTTTATTAACCGATCCGCTGAAACTAATCTATAACTAATTAAAAGGGAGACTGACTCGCTAGAGGGAAGCTAGACTCGAGGTTTCGATGAATTATCTGTCCGTCAAGAACGCGACTCAAACCCGTTTTAAGTGTACTTCTTTGATGTTCTTGTTTTAGATTTAGAATCTACTCCATAACAATCGCGCAACAACCAAGGAAACCTTGCCAAAGTGCAACTATTACCCATTCCATTCTACCAATTCGCCAACTAATTTGATTATCTCTCGCACTGTCTACCACCAAACGATTCGTTCTTGAATAATAGATTTCAATAAAGTTTTCTTTTCGTACTGCAGACGCTGGCGTACCTCAAGCATCAACACTGAGACcttcattgtttatttttactaaaaacacaaaatccactaaaaatgtaaataccAACATTTTGTCTCTATTACTAAAAGAAAACTGTGCACGTAAATCGATAAACAAGAAATACGGTTCAATTAGCTTGTTGTAATAAGCAAAATTTGATATTCATATAGATTATGTTTAACTTTCAACATGAAGTACGATCATTTTACACTTTCTCATTTTAACTATTGCAATTTTTGTCTAGTTTATGTTCAGACAGACAATACAAATCACATTTCTcataaaatttctaaaatcgGATGGCTTGTAACTATAATTTATGTAGTTGTACACGTTTTATAGACTCTTGTCTTTGcacttaagaaacaaatactATGTTCTTCTATATTCATTTCAAGCTAACTCAACGCCACATATCTTCtgcaaaatttacaacaaaattcaaaaaaaaaatcaccaaagATATTGTACTGATTtagatatttcaaaaattagttcaaacagaaatttgaataaaaattattacgttaaaacaataaagcaataaagatttttattccaattttgttgtgaaaatttatacATAATTGCATTAGAACCAACTGTATTCTATACCTCTTTTCGATGTACATATGCATGTACATATAGTAGGTACAAACTCTACTCGaggatttgttttttttttaaatatcagaTTTGACGTATACGAAGTCACATGATACACTtacataccaaaaatacagaaaaaagtaaaaaaaaaaacggtactATCGTCTATGCTCAAACTGcgctccattttgcgctaaacattggagGCATCTCTGCGCAGTCCcatatgttattatttatcatttgttTTCCAGCTAACTTAATTCGGTTGTTACATTGTAAGGCAATgtattttgatagcttctcgcttggtgctcgtcatttatttcaaaaggtagtgttgttttttaatttgttttcttatttgaggcattaaaaaaatgtatatattttgacagtttagtcttgaagtcCTTggggctatacgtgaatttatcaGGCCCTTTTGTGgactattcacaaccatttaatttggtgcatagataattaaaatcctccgataaataagggagttatggactcgtcttcttttttggggaccctgtatatttttgcaTTAAGATTACCATTATTTAAATATAGTTTAACTCCGGTCAGATTGTCTGGGTTTAGAGTAGAGTTTGCCACCACTGGGAAATGATTATACTGTACCTATACAGtgattgatattttgtttgtttgaaaaaagtttattgtttttcttGCGGACCTAATTAGGCGGCAAAGCTGGACCAGTATCTTTTAGGTTAATCAAAAGTGCGAGAAGATAAACTAACAAAAACCAGTCATAATATCATCCAAGATCTCTAAATTGATTTCGATCTCGTTAGGACAAAGTGATGGTCGTGACGAAGTCTGGCCGGACactatatttcatttttttaatgacagtgataaaaaatgttaatcaaCGTGAGCAAAAGTgatgaaattgcatttcccaTTTAAACGTGAGCTCAATAAATCAAAGAATAAAAAGACGACCATGAAGAAACTTGTGGGCTAATTGCAGGTTAGTCTTATAGAAAATAATTcggaatgtatttttttaattaagctaTTGAATGGAAGTGGGAGTGTGACGCGCAATAAATTTCTCACCCTTTTTGATTCCTCCAGAGAGCAAGATTTCGAGCCGACACTTGCTCCAAACAACGTACAGTTCTAGTTGAGAGTCTTCGAAGAGGATGACACGCTACAAATACATAACAGGTGTGCAAGGTAGGTGAAGGTAATAAGGTCAGGACAGTAATTTGGCTAATTTGCTGTACCACTAAGAATTCTGTTATTAGGCGACAGATGTATATGGAGTTTCACGACCAACTCTATCGCCCACTTTAccaaattgttaataattattcCGAAAATTGTCGGTAACGACGGAAACATGCTTATTAACTTTCATGGctgtacaaaattaaattgcttGCTTTTGtaaatgattattttgttGCAAAATGCAGCGATTGATGACTAAACCATAAATTTGGCGGAAACAGTGTGATCGCGAAATAATTCTCTGGTCATGAAAGAGAACAGAGCTGCGGGGACTGAATTGATGGTCTCCTGTGTCCGGACCGAAAATAAACTATCTTCTTTTTGGCACTCTtcttatttatgttttttcaatgtaccgttaaaaataaatcgttaaataataacaaataattcGCTCACAGCTTCTACGTGCCGCGGAAATGGAAACGCACAGGTTCTCATTCACTTcttgacaattcaaatttccacaaaaaaaatcttattctCAATGTTATTAAAACCTCAATTTGACATCATTTCGAATCTATTTACAATATCCTTGGTGATAAATACGCGAAATAATTCCAGCTTTTGTACCGGAGCGGATCGCAGCGGTGTTTTAAGTGATGACAATAGTGATAAGCTTGATAAGCTTTTATTCCACTTGGCGGCATTAATTCCGACTCATCAAATTTCTCATCGTCGGCATTTTTGCCGTGTTATTTCCCTGAttgtttttatctgaaaagcGATTGGGTGAAGTCGTGTCAGCAAAGGTGTGATGATGTCATGGTGATATCGATACGACGGAATCGAAGTGCGACTTATCTTCGGTCGGTTATTTGTCCATAAGCGTCTCTGCGGTCGTAATTGGTCTATGTCAAAGCGTGGACTTTGAGAGGGgttgtttttttatgtaaatgcGTCTGAGCTTACAAAATAGACAACTGCAATGTTGTTTTTATAACAAGGCTCGGAACCACACGCGATCAATTTGAGAGTCGATCAGCTGCTCAGGGGGcagacaatgaaaatttattgttttcgtAGCGGCAtgcattaaaaattgttaataacaTCATCACTTTCCGCGGCTTTCCCCGGAGTTCGCATGCTGCATTCCATAATTTGATGTTACCGAATCGTTAAGGCTTGATTGTTGTGGGtcattattatgtatttaatgTTTTGCCAACCAGGTCGTTTAATTTGTGTAGTGTAGAGTGGCCCGCATAGTTGAGAGCGATTGTGATACAGTGGGCGTGGAAGTTCTTAGTGCCGCTTGCCGACCAGGTAAAACCTATGATTGCTGCTTACCTGACAGCTGGTGATCTATTCTCCAACATTAATGGTCCCATGTTCATTTAGTGCACGGTATGAGACGCACGTTATACTTAATAATATCACGATTTTTGACCAAGATTTTAACAGATACTTGTAAACGGTCGCAACTGACACGACCATGCCCAAAACGCCAACTTCACACTGTTCACAACTTGCGACATGCTATTACGTTACCAGTACGTAACGTAACACCTGATATAGACACATCATAACGTTGCAATTCATGGAAAATACCCAGTTCTGTTGGCATTATGCTCTTCAAAATCGTTCACGACTGATCTTGATAGATCACCAATTTTCGAGTCAAACTTTCAAGAATGCCAACTTGATAGAACGACTCGTTTCAACGATTGTACAATATCATCGACAAAAAAGAGATGAGGGGCGGCTGTGGAAAACGAAATTTCTCCAAACGTGAGGCGTaacttaataaactgtcaccTGTCAACTTTAACCTTTACGTGaactttatttaaacaatGATTTCACTCGAGAACACAAAATGTTTATGACGTAAACCTATTTTTGAAATGGGAACGAAGAAAATAGTGACTGGGTTTACCACACACAACTTTATTTGTTGGAATTTCGACAAAATCTCTCTTCGTGGTTGTATGGTTGAAGCTACGCCGGACGctttaagaaattttgttttgcatAACCGCCTCTTATCAAACAAAGAAAAGCCAAAACatgtttatttcattattattatacaaacgatcaattttggtttcgtTGGAAATGACATTGGTCttgtttttttacacatttattACGCAACAGtaggaattaaatatttcattcgaaataaattttaatgcgcgattaacccatgaatccgaaacttcgattggtccAATCTGATCAtttgttcagttaatctcgaatttgattacgattaacttaatttcgctgctgtaaactggcccttagtgTAAGGAATAAATACAAAACACAGAAGTATGAAAAAACTATGaacgaaaatcaaaaataggtTTGGTCTGAAAACGGTTCTTATATGAATGAGTCACAGTTACGAACATTTGACCAAGTTCTGTAGATATGGTTCAATGGCGTTGTAATTCACAAATTTACAGTGAGAATTATATAAACTTTAGACTGTGGTTATGTATAATATGTAAAAGCTGAGCCACACGTTTgcaatgcttttgtttttcacatcCTCTCTTGGTTATAGATTTTTCTAAACATATGGTATGATACATAAGATGTAGGTATTTATATTGttattgtatcgggtgttcatttaaatttctcctcaaagttggcgttgaaacaccgcaaaaagtgaggttagatttaaacagttgatccgtgatccgtaatccatGGTTCTTTAGCAATCGACaattcaacgccaactttgacgaaaaatttaaatttacacctgatattttaatacgAAACAATGATTACCTGATTTAAAttcatcaatttattttttgcattatttctgTACTCTTTTATTTGTCTAAAACGTCACTAATCTTTTTATAATTcgaaaaaatacagattttctGACTCACATTGAGAAATATACTTCGTTCAGATGAGCATCattaaatagattttttttttaatgaaaagaaatacatattaaatattGCACACAGAAACGATAGTTTATAGTAAAAAGAAACTAATATTCCTTCTCAGATTCTGCTCCTATAAACAAATGATCTAAATAATTCTCTCAATCTCCAACAGCCTCACTACAGTTTCACGTgaacatattaaattgtagATAAACATTGTTGGCTACAATCATTTTTGGAATAACAGAAACGCTAGAAACAACTTCAACGATTAAGAGTAAcgataattgtaaaaattaatattccttctatttttctttttattatgtGTATGAAGTATAGAATATTTCGTTTAAAATTATGAAGCTGTATTAGTTACAGGTAGAACTAAAAGCGGAATTGAAATTGTATAATATATAAGTATAGagtttttcaatattttttatattttaacacaTTACTGTTATGtaccaaaacaaaaaaatctttccaaTTATgacagtaataaaaaatataaattataattaaataaataagtgtattaaaaatgtggTTAGATAATTATAAACCGAGTACATATTAATAACAATcctttttgattgtttttaaattaccaGATTATTCGGAACTTCgtgataaatttatttacaatttaccTATTATGTACATTGTAATATGGATTTCAAGACAACTCctgctttttaattattactaCGACcactttaaatatgtagttatgaATCTATGTACAATAtacagtttttgacaaatatcaaTTCAAAAACTGTACAAAATACCACGAtcacatttaatattttgattaTACATATTGATCTTATTTtctgtaaaatataaaataaatattaaatttaaaataccgAAACCGAAATACATACCTACCGCAATAATATTTCTCAACGTGTTGATAAACtcttaatttataaaaaaaaaaattaattgtaaatatatttgcggcttaaaatgttaaatcaaTTTCTTTCTCCATGAATGTTGTAAGTTCCAATCTCTGTGGACATCGAAGGTGTTATAGTATAGGAAGTTCCATAAAATGCCTCTCAGTTAAGTACGTTAGCAGTTGTAAACTTGGAAGCCATTACCGcagatataatttttattacagttGCTCGACCGGCGAGCATCTCACGACAAGAATCCATGTCTACACCAGTTTAAACAATGGAtccattaaataaactatttttcaagCATATTCTCGAAAATTAAACTAATTTGTCGAGTATTGTATAGATAATAATTACAGCGTGAACCAAGATAATGAGCTTCTAACTAAATAGAgattttgttaaaacaaaTAAGCACAAACAGCTTTCAGACCGTTTTAATTATAACATTTGCGGCCCgctcaacaaaattaaatacataagtaaattaataaataatactgattatcaaatataataaaataacattgtacatatatattttgataagTTCACTTTACTCATACTAACAATGTTTTGGTTTTCATATTTGTGTAGATTATAATTGCTTAGAATTAATCACAATAGATGTTATGTGAAAGTAGAAGTTTAAAGTGAGGTTTTGTCAATATTAATttgcataacaattttttttaaacaaaacagtTTATACAATCACTTATGTAACAATATCTACTTAAACCTGAGTATGTAAATATCTGCGATGAGGGAAACTTCTTTGTTCCTACAATTTAACATTATATAAGACATTATGGTGTattgtaattaaatattttacgtgGAAACTAAATATACATTTATACAAGCATCAAGCATCAAAagaattttaaagaattttcaatttcactaATTTCTGACGTAAGACTTTTATTGTTTGTGGTTCCATCTATCGGTGAATTTTAGTTTAGCAAATGTTCGAGTGGCATTATGTTGTTTGTTTACAGATTTCTTTAATACCTATTTGAATCAGCTGATAATGACAATGAAATAAAGataaacaaaaactaaaaacgcAGTTTCATTGTTGATGTTCGTATAAGTGCAGGATGAAGTGAGTTTTTACATAAATAGAATAATTTAGCGTTGTGGACAATTTTAAGATCGTTAAGTTGGCCACTTTACATGTATTGCAAAAGCAGAACCATCAACACCTCCAACAAAGAAAGTTGACATATTGTTAAGATTTCATGTAAGTTttgcggttttttttttcgttgattgatcctaatttaaaattttcgatCATCAGACAATGAGCAAGGAGAGCACTCCCGAATTGACAAAATCATGGGTCTTTGTGGACTCTGCTGAAAAATCCACTGAAGATGTAACAGACAAAGCTACCAGTGGCGTCGAAGAAGTCACTGAAAATGAACCTCAACAGGATTCAGATACAGACAGTATTAGTGTCATCAGCGAGAGTGGCGGTTCATATAAGACAGATGAAGAGGAATTTACCCCTGCAGCAACCACTTTAGAGAAGGTTGAACCTGATGTTGGCAACCCTGAAATTCCTGAAAAGGAACCAGAAATTACTGAAAGAGAACCAGAAATTACGGAAAAAGAGCCAGAAATCACAGAGAAGGAACCGGAAATTTTGAAAGGAGAGTATGAATTCGTCAACTCTCGCAAAATTGACGAAAAAAGAGGAATTGAAAAATTGGTGTATTTTGCAACTAGTGCTGCTTGTGCCATTATTTTAATCGGGTTTTCCATAGCTATCCAACAGTACCTTCGTAACACTTctgatgtaaataattttatttctgatCACCAATTTGTTACCCCTTGTGTACAAAACCTAAAGAGTGAAAACGTCCACAGTGAAAGTCCCGGCAAAATTTACGCtcctaaaagaaaaaatcaatttaaaacgGAAGAACTCAAAAATAAAGTTGCCAAATTGCAAGAGGACAATGAAATTCGCGACAGAATTGCGCCTCTTGACGTGCAAGCAGAAGACAATGACCTTAGAGTGGAGGGAAATCTGAAATCTAAATataaactaaacaaaaataaaagccCTGCTGTGAAATCTAACAAAGAAAATTGCGACGTTAACGAGAAACAGGCGAAAAACCGCGACCAGCAAAAAATTCGACGTGATGAAATCGACAGTAGTGACAAAAAAACGAAGACAATAAATGCCGACGAACAAAGTCAGCCTGAAGACGATACttatgacaaaaaaattgaggaattgaaaatcaaagagaattatttaagaaaaaaagaagaatttttgattgaaaaagAACATGACCTTTTgaagaaagaaattaaacttaaaaaagaGAAGGAAGAAATAAAACTTAGTAAAGAGAAGGAAGAAACAAAACTTAATAAAGAGAAGGAGTATTACGAAAAGAATAAACATGACAAGAAAGTCCATTACAAAAAGCGGAAAGTAGAGAAAGAAGAAGATTCATCTGAGGAAGAATTCGAAGATGAGAAACGGAAGTTCAGGCCAAATAAGCAATATTCTAAGGAGTACACCAATCCAAGGAATAAGAAGTACAAACATAAAGAAGATACAAAAGAACATTCAAcacaaaaacgtcaaaaatttattgacGAACACCACAAAAAGCGGAATATATCTGGACAATGGTACATCAACCTACACGAAGGAAGAGACAGTATGAGACAAAAGAAACGAGCCAGCTTCAAAAGAAATAAAGCACACTGGTATTTTCAATGGATGGTAGACAGGGCACGCCTAAGGGTGAAATGAAGTAATAAAACCATATAGATACTATTTTGAGATGATTTTCGagtttttatgaaataactacaaatttgcattttatttgattacttgattgGAGTATTACTTGTATTTTTTAACTCTCTTTCTTttgtgatatttttattttattttgttttttattaagaaataaaaacttaaTAGCA
The sequence above is drawn from the Tenebrio molitor chromosome X, icTenMoli1.1, whole genome shotgun sequence genome and encodes:
- the LOC138139670 gene encoding DNA ligase 1-like, translating into MSKESTPELTKSWVFVDSAEKSTEDVTDKATSGVEEVTENEPQQDSDTDSISVISESGGSYKTDEEEFTPAATTLEKVEPDVGNPEIPEKEPEITEREPEITEKEPEITEKEPEILKGEYEFVNSRKIDEKRGIEKLVYFATSAACAIILIGFSIAIQQYLRNTSDVNNFISDHQFVTPCVQNLKSENVHSESPGKIYAPKRKNQFKTEELKNKVAKLQEDNEIRDRIAPLDVQAEDNDLRVEGNLKSKYKLNKNKSPAVKSNKENCDVNEKQAKNRDQQKIRRDEIDSSDKKTKTINADEQSQPEDDTYDKKIEELKIKENYLRKKEEFLIEKEHDLLKKEIKLKKEKEEIKLSKEKEETKLNKEKEYYEKNKHDKKVHYKKRKVEKEEDSSEEEFEDEKRKFRPNKQYSKEYTNPRNKKYKHKEDTKEHSTQKRQKFIDEHHKKRNISGQWYINLHEGRDSMRQKKRASFKRNKAHWYFQWMVDRARLRVK